One window of the Ktedonobacteraceae bacterium genome contains the following:
- a CDS encoding amidohydrolase family protein, whose product MTRYLFRNAQVLDAERGEYLPASSVLVEGERILEVGGADVQAGEVQSFDLRGMTLMPGLIDAHVHVTAVTADLARLTEWSPAYITARAAGVLVGMLRRGFTTVRDVGGADYGLAQAIEEGYLEGPRLVFGGKALSQTGGHGDWRSPGRQAYDLCYCCPSLGVICDGVDEVRRAAREEIRRGASHIKLMLSGGVASPTDRVDAVQFSREEIRAAVEEAEAANLYVAGHAYTSRAINRGLECGVRSIEHGNLMDESSLPLFQERGAFYVPTLVTYSALAARGREFGLPEHSHRKVFDVLDAGLHALELAHRAHIPIVYGTDLLGGMHDEQLGEFTLRRQVQPPADILRSATTVAARLLRMEGQVGVVAPGAFADLLVVDGDPLQDIGALTDPQRRLKLVMARGRLCVNSIV is encoded by the coding sequence ATGACACGCTATCTTTTTCGGAACGCACAGGTACTGGATGCTGAGCGCGGCGAGTATCTACCTGCTAGTTCTGTCCTTGTGGAGGGAGAGCGCATTCTGGAGGTTGGAGGAGCAGACGTGCAGGCTGGCGAGGTGCAGAGCTTTGACCTGCGAGGGATGACCTTGATGCCCGGCCTGATCGATGCTCATGTCCACGTGACAGCCGTCACCGCCGACCTGGCGCGGCTTACCGAGTGGTCTCCTGCCTATATCACGGCGCGAGCGGCTGGCGTGCTGGTGGGCATGCTGCGTCGTGGTTTCACAACGGTACGCGATGTGGGCGGAGCCGATTATGGACTGGCACAGGCCATTGAGGAGGGCTACCTGGAGGGGCCGCGCCTCGTCTTTGGCGGCAAAGCGCTCTCGCAGACGGGCGGGCATGGCGATTGGCGCAGCCCGGGCAGGCAGGCGTATGATCTCTGCTATTGCTGCCCCTCGCTGGGGGTGATCTGCGATGGAGTCGATGAGGTACGCCGGGCGGCCCGCGAGGAGATTCGACGTGGCGCCTCCCATATCAAACTCATGTTGAGTGGCGGAGTCGCTTCTCCGACGGATCGCGTGGATGCGGTCCAGTTCTCGCGGGAAGAGATTCGTGCCGCGGTTGAGGAAGCCGAGGCAGCGAACCTTTATGTCGCGGGACATGCCTATACCTCGCGAGCGATCAATCGGGGTCTGGAATGCGGCGTGCGCAGTATCGAGCATGGCAATCTGATGGACGAGAGCAGTCTGCCGCTCTTCCAGGAGCGCGGCGCCTTTTATGTGCCGACCCTGGTGACCTATTCGGCTCTGGCCGCTCGCGGGCGCGAATTTGGGTTGCCGGAACACAGCCATCGCAAAGTGTTCGATGTGCTGGATGCGGGTCTGCATGCGCTTGAACTGGCGCACCGGGCGCATATTCCGATTGTATATGGAACCGATTTACTGGGTGGTATGCATGACGAGCAACTCGGCGAATTCACGCTCCGCCGCCAGGTGCAGCCGCCGGCTGATATATTGCGCTCGGCGACGACGGTGGCCGCGCGCTTACTGCGCATGGAGGGACAGGTGGGTGTGGTAGCTCCTGGAGCTTTTGCTGATCTGCTCGTTGTCGATGGCGATCCCTTGCAAGATATTGGCGCGCTCACGGACCCGCAGCGCCGGCTCAAGCTGGTCATGGCGCGTGGTCGCCTGTGTGTCAATTCTATCGTGTAA